Part of the Spinacia oleracea cultivar Varoflay chromosome 5, BTI_SOV_V1, whole genome shotgun sequence genome, TTCAGCTACAAAAGGAGCTGCTATAGATGGGAAAGAGGAGGACTATGCATGGCTTGCGGAAATAGAAGCACCAAACGTGTATATGCGTCCTGGAAACTACGCTGGCCCTTCCCTTCAGTTATAAGCTGGTCTGTGTTAGAGACAACTTTTTCAAATGTATAAATTTGAAGCATCTGAGATAGCTGTTAATAGATCTGTAGGTGATAATCATTGTAAAGTTGTTTAACAAGTAATAATCTTGTTTTATGGTTGTGGTAAAATTGCAAAAGGGATGATGATGAGAAGAGGCAGAATCATACACAGGACCGGGGCCACAAATTAGAAGGTGCACATTTTTACAATTAAAAGGcacattttttttcaatttaaaagcacatttttacaaTCTAAAAGCACACCATTTTTTCAGAAAATTCTTGTTATTTTAGCGATTGTGTTgtaatatgttcttttaaagAGGGTGTGTTTTTATAATGTGCTTTTAATCTGTAAAAATGTGAtgttaaacaataaaaatgtgctttttttttttaaggattaAAGTACAAACGACTCGGTTGCATGTAATAGCTCTACATACAACCGCGTGTACCTTCTACCAATCGGGGCCGGGGCTGGATCATCCTGATTGATTTTAGCAACTCATTTCACCCACAATGACAGATTAATAATCTACATAGACATACATTATCATAATGGAGAACGAGCTGAGGTTGTTCAAAATAGACCATGAAATTAAGTAGAAGTCCtatgtccaaaaaaaaaagtagaagaAGAATGAAATGCAACATGGGAATAAATCCATCCTTCATTCAACTCTTGGGTGCACCTCTGTACTAGAACTTGCTGCTTCAGTAGTCTCGATGTTGTTATCAATAAACACAAATTTGCTAGCGAAGAAGGTGAAAAAGAAGTAGTTAACCACTCCTAAACAAGCAACAATGGCAAACAAGTAATCAAGCCTGTTGTGGTTAAGATCATTTCCACCCAACCATGACCCTTGATGTGTGTGTTGAGTTATCTTAGTAATGATGTTTATAATAGCAATAGATATATAACTAGCCATAGCCAAGTTAAGGAAGAAGATGGAGCCAGACAATGATCTCATACTTTCAGGCATCTGTGTAGTATAAAACTCCATTACTGTAACCCCAGCAAAAGCTTCAGTTAACCCACAAATAACTTGTTGTGGCGCTAAATATCCCACGTGCAAAGGCGACGAATATGAGTTGTTTTTTATGGCTAACTCACGTCTCTTGCACTCAACCACAGCTGCAGTAGACGTGCTTAAAACTGACATAACTATTCCTATTTTGATCCTTGTATTGATTGACAACCTCACGTCGTTTTTCTTTGTTATTTTCTTTGCTAAAGGTAGACATATACGCTCATAAGCTAGTATCCAAAGCGATAGAGACGCCATTGACGCGAAACCTATCCATGCCGCCGGGATTTCAAACCCTTTCCGTGTAAATCTCCGATTCATTTGCATTGCTTGTAGTATACCGTAAGAATTATGTTGATCAATTGACACAAAACAGAAAACACCAGTTAACCACACTGGTAAAATTCCAAACAGACACTTTAGTTGCTCCACTTGTTGAACACTACAAAGACTCCATTTGTTTATAGCTAAGCCTGAATTGTTTAATTCTTCAGGCTGAGTTATCAAAGAAGCCTTATCTAAGTAGATTAGTCTGTTGGTTCTACTTAGCTTAGGCGGTGCAATAACGTCATTACTGTTACTAATACAAGGAGGATCATAGATCGTTTGATGATTTTGTACGTTTCTTTTTCCAAAAGCGGCAACAACGACCCTAGCCATGTCAATATAGATGCTTCCTTGAGGTTTCTTGTTGATGAAGGTAGGTGAACCAATCAAGAAAATGATGGTTGACGATGCGAAGCAGACGGTTGCAACCACACAGGCGATAGCCCAACTAATGTGGACTTGGATCCAAACTACTCCGATGAGTGCTACCAAGAGTGCAAATGTGAAGGAGAAGTACCACCAGTTATAGAAACGGGCATAGGAAGCCCTGCCTTTTTCTGTTGTAACGTCGAACTGATCAGCACCGAACCCGATGTTGCACGGCCTTACGCAACCGCCTCCTATGGCTACTAGTGTTAGACCTGCGTAGAGAATTGCTAGCTGCCAAGACTCGGATGGGAGACATTCTGCTGGTGGTTCACATTTTGGAGGCTTTAGTTTAGGTACTCCTACACTTACTGTCAATATTCCCATTCCCTGTAATATAATGTAATGTAATTTCACCATTAATTCAATCCCATTTATTTTTAGAAACCGACTGACTTAAGTATTCattccgttcctaaataagtgtccactTTGAGAGAATTCACGCTATTTAGCAAAACTAAATATTGTGTAAGAAAAACAATGACCGTGAGTGTTTTTTTGGGAAAAGATAAAGTAAATAATTGTTTGTtgataaagtataaataaaagtgGTTGAAAAaaatgtagaatgtgtaagaacaaacaatcatgatttatggaaaagtctatgtccaaaaataaaattagacACTTTTTAGGGAACATTCGAAATTATGTGGACACTTGTCTAGGAAGGGGAGGATTTCTAAAACTCAAGCAAGTGATCCAAATACAACCATCTTGAGTACCAACACATAATAGGTCAGTGCCAAAATGCAAAATTGCTTAGAAATACCACCAATACAAGTCATATTGTGTTGTTGGTATTCACATATTTTCAATTGGTACTAACTTATTCTGCATTGGTACTCCACATTCTGTATTGATAttcacttgtgtccatatggacacaagccGGCCAAGACTGAGAGGAgaaaattttaagaaacttaCCATGGTAGAAATGATGGAACCAATAAGCAAAGTGGAGAACCTACCAAGGTAGGTGTCAGACAACACAGCACCTGGTATTGTTAAAAAGTTGGAACATCCTGACCATATTCCTTGTAGATTAAGTAACGCTATTCCTCCTATATGGTAATTGGATCGTAAAAATAATATCATGTTGCAAATCAAGCTCATTGATGCCACCTTATCAAATGTCTCATTCGCTGTTACACAACATTTTTTACCAAACAAAATATTTGTTAGTATAAAAAATCTTGCGTGTAactggtgtacaataaatatatgaATGTATTATTATAATACTCCGTGTTAATTACCTAAAATATATTTTACGGCCGTCCATCCACCTTTCTTCCTCTGATTTGTTGAAGAAAGTTGATTATCATTCTCCTCGTCTT contains:
- the LOC110798997 gene encoding protein NRT1/ PTR FAMILY 2.8; translated protein: MGTEAGKDEENDNQLSSTNQRKKGGWTAVKYILANETFDKVASMSLICNMILFLRSNYHIGGIALLNLQGIWSGCSNFLTIPGAVLSDTYLGRFSTLLIGSIISTMGMGILTVSVGVPKLKPPKCEPPAECLPSESWQLAILYAGLTLVAIGGGCVRPCNIGFGADQFDVTTEKGRASYARFYNWWYFSFTFALLVALIGVVWIQVHISWAIACVVATVCFASSTIIFLIGSPTFINKKPQGSIYIDMARVVVAAFGKRNVQNHQTIYDPPCISNSNDVIAPPKLSRTNRLIYLDKASLITQPEELNNSGLAINKWSLCSVQQVEQLKCLFGILPVWLTGVFCFVSIDQHNSYGILQAMQMNRRFTRKGFEIPAAWIGFASMASLSLWILAYERICLPLAKKITKKNDVRLSINTRIKIGIVMSVLSTSTAAVVECKRRELAIKNNSYSSPLHVGYLAPQQVICGLTEAFAGVTVMEFYTTQMPESMRSLSGSIFFLNLAMASYISIAIINIITKITQHTHQGSWLGGNDLNHNRLDYLFAIVACLGVVNYFFFTFFASKFVFIDNNIETTEAASSSTEVHPRVE